From a single Miscanthus floridulus cultivar M001 chromosome 8, ASM1932011v1, whole genome shotgun sequence genomic region:
- the LOC136470635 gene encoding covalently-linked cell wall protein 14-like yields MNQTFDGSLGQGHSRSSSSSLLEGLAFDRTTASSRDGASSSTMSSASSSEGISTTSVSKATNGRSDSILAVSPSDAFRSNHEGEPCSPSPNEAGSLVSLSTSTAASEGGATRDTSDKTTAVTTGITASTVAAASAVLATDPGSTTPRREGLATTTLFP; encoded by the coding sequence atgaaccaaacctttgatgggtccttagggcagggccactctaggtcaagCTCCTCCAGCTTGCTGGAGGGCCTAGCCTTCGACCGAACCACCGCCAGTTCCCGCGACGGCGCCagcagctccaccatgtcatctgCTTCATCGTCGgaagggatctccaccacctcggtttcAAAGGCCACCAATGGGCGTTCCGACTCCATCCTGGCCGTGTCTCCCTCCGACGCCTTCCGCTCCAACCAcgagggtgagccatgcagccctTCGCCCAACGAGGCAGGGAGCTTGGTCTCCCTCTCCACTTCAACTGCAGCTAGTgaaggaggggccacaagggacACCTCTGACAAAACCACCGCCGTCACCACTGGGATCACCGCTAGCACTGTCGCCGCCGCTTCTGCCGTACTAGCAACCGACCCGGGGAGCACCACCCCTAGGAGGGAAGGACTCGCCACCACCACCCTGTTCCCCTGA